From one Nocardioides yefusunii genomic stretch:
- a CDS encoding metal-sensitive transcriptional regulator: protein MCAAHHGYLTQKSSHLARLKRVEGQVRGLQRMVEDEQYCIDILTQVSAVTKALESAALALLAEHMNHCVVDAARQGDDEARAKVDEAMAAISRLVK from the coding sequence ATGTGTGCGGCCCACCACGGCTATCTGACCCAGAAGTCCTCCCATCTCGCGCGCCTCAAGCGCGTCGAGGGACAGGTGCGTGGCCTGCAGAGGATGGTCGAGGACGAGCAGTACTGCATCGACATCCTCACCCAGGTCTCGGCCGTCACGAAGGCTCTCGAGTCGGCGGCCCTGGCGCTGCTGGCCGAGCACATGAACCACTGCGTCGTCGACGCTGCCCGTCAGGGCGACGACGAGGCCCGGGCCAAGGTCGACGAGGCGATGGCGGCGATCAGCCGCCTCGTGAAGTGA
- a CDS encoding heavy-metal-associated domain-containing protein has product MSTQATYTVTGMTCGHCASSVTEEIGEISGVTAVDVVVETGQVTVTSEAPVAREDVVAAVTEAGYVVV; this is encoded by the coding sequence ATGAGCACCCAAGCCACCTACACCGTCACCGGCATGACCTGCGGCCACTGCGCCTCCTCGGTCACGGAGGAGATCGGCGAGATCTCCGGCGTCACGGCCGTCGACGTCGTCGTCGAGACCGGCCAGGTCACCGTCACCTCCGAGGCCCCCGTCGCCCGCGAGGACGTCGTCGCCGCCGTCACCGAGGCCGGCTACGTCGTCGTCTGA